In one Branchiostoma floridae strain S238N-H82 unplaced genomic scaffold, Bfl_VNyyK Sc7u5tJ_1338, whole genome shotgun sequence genomic region, the following are encoded:
- the LOC118407420 gene encoding zinc finger protein 678-like — protein sequence MRTHTGEKPYRCEECSKQFSDMSDLKSHMRTHTGEKPYRCEECSKQFSQLSDLKRHMRTHTGEKPYKCEECNRQFSQLRLLKRHMQTHTGQKPYKCEECSKLFSRPDELKKHMQTHTGEKPYRCEECSRQFSQLVHLKGHMRTHTGEKPYRCEECSRQFSRLDNLIGHMRTHTGQKPYRCEECSKQFSRLGYLKAHIRTHTEEKPYKCEECRKQFSELGSLKKHMRTHTGEKPYGCEECNRQFSAHSSLRRHMQTHKKES from the coding sequence atgcggactcacacaggggagaaaccctacagatgtgaggagtgcagcaagcagttcagtgataTGAGTGATTTAAAAagtcatatgcggactcacacaggggagaaaccctacaggtgtgaggagtgcagcaagcagttcagtcagctgagcgatctgaagagacacatgcgcactcacacaggggagaaaccctacaagtgtgaggagtgcaacaggcagttcagtcagcttcGCCTTCTGAAAAggcacatgcaaactcacacaggccagaaaccttacaagtgtgaggagtgtagcaagctaTTTAGCAGGCCAGATGAACTAAAGAAGCATatgcaaactcacacaggtgagaaaccctacaggtgtgaggagtgcagcaggcagttcagtcagctggttcATCTAAAgggacacatgcggactcacacaggggagaaaccctacaggtgtgaggagtgcagcaggcagttcagtaggctggaTAATCTTATcggacacatgcggactcacacagggcagaaaccctacaggtgtgaagagtgcagcaagcagttcagtcggcttgGTTATCTAAAGGCTCACATTCGGACTCACACAgaggagaaaccttacaagtgtgaggagtgtagaaaacagttcagtgagctaggtagtctgaagaaacacatgcggactcacacaggggagaaaccgtatgggtgtgaggagtgcaacaggcagttcagtgCACACAGTAGTCTTAGAagacacatgcaaactcacaaaAAAGAAAGCTGA
- the LOC118407403 gene encoding zinc finger protein 98-like — protein sequence MASTSKLQSLDDVRRNANEYSAVQLGTSRGEKCYKCEECSKQFSKLAYLKKHKRTHTGEKPYKCEECSKQFSQLSHLKTHMHTHTGEKPYMCEECSRQFSQLSHLKTHMHTHTGEKPYRCEECSRQFSLLGDLKTHMWNHTGEKPYRCEECSRQFSRLSTLKKHIQTHTGEKPYRCEECSKQFSQLGNLTRHMRTHTREKPYRCEECRMQFSDLGHLQRHKRTHTGENPYRCEECSRQFSRLSTLKKHIQTHTGEKPYRCEECSKQFSQLGNLTRHMRTHTGEKPYRCEQCRMQFSDLGHLKKHMRTHTGEKPYTCEECSRQFSELGSLQKHMRTHTGEKPYKCEECSKQFSVLGNLKTHIRTHTGEK from the coding sequence ATGGCATCAACAAGCAAGTTGCagagtttggatgacgtcaggagaaatGCCAACGAGTATAGTGCTGTGCAACTTGGCACTAGCAGAGGGGAGAAGTGCTACAAGTGTGAagaatgcagcaagcagttcagtaagtTAGCctatctgaagaaacacaagcggactcacacaggggagaaaccctacaagtgtgaggagtgcagcaagcagttcagtcagctgagccATCTAAAAactcacatgcacactcacacaggagagaaaccctacatgtgtgaggagtgcagcagacagttcagtcaacTGAGCCATCTAAAAacgcacatgcacactcacacaggtgagaaaccgtacaggtgtgaggagtgcagcaggcagtttagtctgCTGGGTGATCTTAAAACTCATATGTGGaatcacacaggagagaaaccctacaggtgtgaggagtgcagcaggcagttcagtcgactGAGtactctgaagaaacacatacagactcatacaggagagaagccctacaggtgtgaggagtgcagcaagcagttcagtcagctgggtaatctgacaagacacatgcgcactcacacaagagagaaaccctacaggtgtgaggagtgcagaaTGCAGTTCAGTGACCTGGGTCATCTGCAGAGACACaaacggactcacacaggggagaacccatacaggtgtgaggagtgcagcaggcagttcagtcgactGAGtactctgaagaaacacatacagactcatacaggagagaagccctacaggtgtgaggagtgcagcaagcagttcagtcagctgggtaatctgacaagacacatgcgcactcacacaggagagaaaccctacaggtgtgagcaATGCAGAATGCAGTTCAGTGacctgggtcatctgaagaaacacatgcggactcacacaggggagaagccttacacgtgtgaggagtgcagcaggcagttcagtgagctgggaaGTCTGCAgaaacatatgcggactcacacaggggaaaagccttataagtgtgaggagtgtagcaaacagttcagtgtgctgggtaatctaaagactcacattcgaactcacacaggtgagaaa
- the LOC118407404 gene encoding zinc finger protein 678-like gives MASTSNVQSLGDARRNVKRNGSVQLSSSRDTGYKCEECSKQFSQLGHLKKHMRTHTGEKPYKCEECSKQFSDRRDLKTHMRTHTGEKPYKCEECSSQFRQLSHLKTHMKSHTGEKPYRCEECSKQFSQLSHLKRHMRTHAGEKPYKCEECSKQFTELGNLKRHMQTHTGHKPYRCEECSRQFSELGNLKKHMLTHTGEKPYRCEECSRQFSQLGHLKTHMRTHTGEKPYRCEECSKQFSEPGHLKRHMKTHTGEKPYRCEECSRQFSELGLLKRHMRTHTGEKPYRCEECSRQFSLLGDLKKHMRTHTGEKPYRCEECSRQFSRLHHLKGHMQTHAGEKPYRCEECSRQFSRLHHLKGHMQTHAGEKPYRCEECSRQFSTLSNLKTHMRTHTGEKPYTCEECSRQFSILGDLKNHMQTHTGEKPYKCEECSRQFSRLGSLRRHMQTHK, from the exons ATGGCATCAACAAGCAACGTGCAGAGTTTGGGTGACGCCAGGAGAAATGTTAAGAGGAATGGTTCTGTGCAACTTAGCAGTAGCAGAGATACGggctacaagtgtgaggagtgcagcaaacagttcagtcagctgggtcatctaaagaaacacatgaggactcacacaggggagaaaccttacaaatgtgaggagtgcagcaagcagttcagtgaccgGAGGGATCTGAAGacacatatgcggactcacacaggggagaaaccctacaagtgtgaggagtgcagcagccAGTTTAGGCAGCTGAGTcatctaaagactcacatgaaatctcacactggggagaaaccctacaggtgtgaggagtgtagcaaacagttcagtcagctgagtcatctaaagagacacatgcggactcacgcaggggagaaaccctacaagtgtgaggagtgcagcaaacagttcactgagctgggtaatctgaagagacacatgcagactcacacagggcacaaaccgtacaggtgtgaggagtgcagcaggcagtttagtgagctgggtaatctgaagaaacacatgctgactcacacaggggagaaaccctacag gtgtgaggagtgcagcaggcagttcagtcagctgggtcatctaaagactcacatgcggacccacacaggggagaaaccctacaggtgtgaggagtgcagcaagcagtttagtgaGCCGGGTCATCTAAAAagacacatgaaaactcacacaggggagaaaccctacaggtgtgaggagtgcagcaggcagtttagtgagctgggccttctgaagagacatatgcggactcacacaggggagaaaccctaccgatgtgaggagtgcagcaggcagttcagtctgcTGGgcgatctgaagaaacacatgcgtactcacacaggggagaagccctacaggtgtgaggagtgcagcaggcagttcagtaggctcCATCATCTAAAGGGACACATGCAAACTCAcgcaggggagaagccctacaggtgtgaggagtgtagcaggcagttcagtaggctcCATCATCTAAAGGGACACATGCAAACTCAcgcaggggagaaaccctacaggtgtgaggagtgtagcaggcagttcagtacgcTGAGTAACCTGAAGACTcatatgcgaactcacactggagagaaaccctacacgtgtgaggagtgcagcagacagtttagTATTTTGGGTGATTTAAAAAatcacatgcagactcacacaggagagaaaccctacaagtgtgaggagtgcagcaggcaattcagtcGACTGGGAAGTCTTAGAAggcacatgcaaactcacaaaTAA